Proteins from one Telopea speciosissima isolate NSW1024214 ecotype Mountain lineage chromosome 1, Tspe_v1, whole genome shotgun sequence genomic window:
- the LOC122642426 gene encoding uncharacterized protein LOC122642426, whose protein sequence is MTRTRVRLTELSAFLCSKPIALAFSRNSIHLLHDHPCGNVGENDILSSGICKILDAPCFTPLFSMDFRSVPSAFMYLHSRMLLGSTCLPSVLRRYLMALETKSRRCSDSQSCLSCISREVGLSGSEIMTSGGIYTGKKEVGFVVRASKSRACSRSKRYGLNPRGIQKKSRLGSARGVSLSITELQSPCSVVGGDLLSSVDSSTSFSVLPSNRKRRSCTSKGFGEYMKELKSTLVELRQNLDSLSCSANILVIEPDKCYREVGVDVSLEFSTSNEWLIAVRRHGSLRYCHRAQNMVKPSTTNRFTHAIVWVGGNGWKLEFLDRKEWFVFKELHKECYDRNIKTPSDRTIPVPGVHDVPEYGDNKCYPYVRPERYITIKEDEVARALMKTTANYDIQPDDEEFLNNLNNEFYGGDNDGSGLISADNFEKIVDVFEKTAYCSPDDTADENKAAHLCLNFGRREIVVAIYNYWITKRKLKRSALVRVFQKHPPRRAQLLQKPLLRKKRSFKRRGCQYGRGRGKHPRFLEAMADEHDVEAARLRFEEAKNSERRLLEVATLKRQRAQNLMENADLATYKATIAVRLAEGIQSSELRDEDMDFFIG, encoded by the exons ATGACACGGACCAGGGTGCGTTTGACAGAGCTTTCTGCATTTTTGTGCTCTAAGCCGATCGCTCTTGCTTTCTCCCGTAACAGCATTCACTTGTTGCAT GATCATCCATGCGGCAATGTAGGGGAAAATGATATCTTGTCATCTGGAATTTGCAAGATTTTGGACGCCCCGTGTTTCACACCTCTGTTTTCAATGGATTTTCGTTCAGTTCCCAGCGCTTTTATGTATCTGCACTCTAGAATGCTTCTTGGGTCCACTTGTCTACCTAGTGTTCTGCGgcggtatctgatggctttagAAACAAAATCGCGGAGATGCTCTGACAGCCAAAGTTGCCTGTCGTGTATATCTAGGGAGGTTGGTCTTTCTGGAAGCGAGATTATGACTTCTGGGGGTATTTATACTGGAAAGAAAGAGGTGGGTTTTGTTGTTAGAGCTTCCAAATCCAGGGCCTGTAGTAGATCTAAAAGATATGGCTTGAATCCCCGCGGTATTCAGAAGAAGAGTCGTCTGGGTTCTGCAAGAGGTGTAAGTCTTTCAATTACGGAGTTGCAAAGCCCCTGCAGTGTTGTAGGTGGTGATTTGCTTAGCAGTGTGGATAGTTCCACTTCCTTCTCTGTGCTTCCATCTAATCGCAAGCGGCGTAGTTGTACCAGTAAAGGTTTTGGAGAATATATGAAGGAGCTGAAATCGACCTTGGTTGAATTGAGGCAAAACTTGGATTCATTATCTTGCAGTGCAAACATATTGGTTATTGAGCCAGACAAATGCTATAGGGAAGTGGGAGTTGATGTTTCATTGGAATTCTCAACTTCAAATGAGTGGTTAATTGCTGTTAGGAGACATGGTTCCTTGAGATACTGCCATAGAGCACAAAATATGGTGAAGCCCAGTACAACAAATCGTTTTACCCATGCCATCGTTTGGGTAGGAGGAAATGGTTGGAAGTTAGAGTTTTTAGACAGAAAAGAGTGGTTTGTCTTTAAGGAACTTCACAAGGAATGCTATGATCGTAATATAAAGACTCCCTCAGATAGAACAATCCCTGTGCCTGGAGTACATGACGTACCTGAATATGGGGACAACAAATGTTATCCCTATGTGCGACCTGAGAGATACATCACAATAAAAGAGGATGAAGTGGCAAGGGCATTGATGAAGACAACAGCCAATTATGATATCCAGCCCGATGATGAGGAGTTCTTAAACAATCTTAATAATGAGTTTTATGGTGGAGACAATGATGGATCTGGACTTATCTCAGCagataattttgagaaaattgTAGATGTGTTTGAGAAAACTGCATATTGCAGTCCCGATGATACTGCCGATGAGAATAAAGCTGCCCATCTTTGTTTAAATTTTGGAAGGAGGGAAATAGTGGTAGCTATTTACAATTACTGGATCACAAAGCGGAAACTGAAACGCTCGGCACTTGTTAGGGTTTTCCAG AAACATCCCCCAAGGAGAGCTCAACTGTTGCAAAAACCACTTCTGCGAAAGAAACGGTCATTCAAGCGGAGGGGTTGCCAAtatgggagagggagaggaaaacATCCAAGATTTTTAGAag CCATGGCGGATGAACATGATGTTGAGGCAGCCAGGCTTCGATTTGAAGAAGCCAAAAACTCTGAAAGAAGGTTGTTGGAGGTGGCTACACTGAAGCGTCAAAGAGCGCAGAATCTCATGGAGAATGCTGACTTGGCAACTTATAAGGCCACCATTGCTGTGAGGCTTGCAGAAGGAATTCAGAGTTCAGAGCTGCGGGATGAGGACATGGACTTTTTTATTGGTTAA